The following are from one region of the Heterodontus francisci isolate sHetFra1 chromosome 34, sHetFra1.hap1, whole genome shotgun sequence genome:
- the LOC137349070 gene encoding zinc finger protein 436-like, translating into MEKPWKCGDCGKGFSYPSLLDTHRRSHTGERPFTCSVCGKGFTEASHLLRHKHIHTGERPFTCSICGKGFNQSSTLLTHQRVHTGEWPFTCSVCEKGFTRSSHLLTHQRVHTGEKPFTCSVCEKGFTEASHLLRHQRIHTGERPFTCSTCGQGFKQSSHLLTHQRVHTGQWPFTCSMCGKGFTNSSHLLTHQQVHTRERRFTCSVCEKGFINSSLLLRHQRIHTGERPFTCSICGEGFNRSSTLLSHQRVHTGERPFTCSVCGKGFTQSSNLLRHQQVHM; encoded by the coding sequence atggagaaaccatggaaatgtggggactgcggGAAAGGTTTCAGTTACCCATCACTGCTGGATACACATCGCCGCagtcacacaggggagaggccattcacctgctctgtctgtgggaagggattcactgaagCATCCCATCTTTTGAGACACAagcacattcacactggggagaggccgttcacctgctccatttgtGGAAAAGGTTTTAATCAATCATCCAccttgctgacacaccagcgagttcacactggggagtggccattcacctgctcagtgtgtgagaAGGGtttcactcggtcatcccacctactgacacaccagcgagttcacactggggagaagccattcacctgctcagtgtgtgagaagggattcactgaagcatcccacctgctgagacaccagcgcattcacactggggagaggccgttcacctgctccacttGTGGGCAGGGATTTAAGCAATCATCCCACCTGctgacgcaccagcgagttcacactgggcagtggccattcacctgctccatgtgtggaaaGGGATTTACTAATTCATcccaccttctgacacaccagcaagttcacacaagGGAAAGGcgattcacctgctcagtgtgtgagaagggattcattaattcatccctcctgctgagacaccagcgcattcacacaggggagaggccgttcacctgctccatttgtGGAGAGGGATTTAATCGATCATCCACCCTGCTgtcacatcagcgagttcacactggggagaggccattcacttgctccgtgtgcggaaagggattcactcagtcatccaacctgctgagacatcagcaagttcacatgtga